In Desulfopila inferna, a single window of DNA contains:
- a CDS encoding FAD-dependent oxidoreductase translates to MQNTKELPTSNKVLVIGGGLGGIRTALDLAEAEKDVILVDKSYNIGGLMTQLDRTFPTNNCDLCTISPNLSESGRQKHIELQAMTTVLGISGEKGNFTASLQTRPRYINLEKCTACGECLKAFPECVRFTPGLDHRAPTCMRYPQAIPQAYSIDLEKCDDIKALVKVCPAGAIIPDDIGRNREVKCGAVVLAMGAELFDPSHLDYLAYSAQPDVVTSLEYERILSASGPTQGMLLRPSNNERPKKIAWLQCIGSRGIQKGAGSHCSSACCMFALKEAMVTKERFRDDIETTIFYMDMRTFGKDYELYYQRAKNDFGVRFIHSRPHSILQAEGEKDLHLSYTLEGNASQITESFDMVVLSTGFKVGEESRELLEKLGLKINSNNFPVTAGFNPVATSKPGIYVCGTLQEPKDIPETMVQASAAACMAGKDIAPSIADEDKEPLMPEKDISGEEPKVGVFICDCGENIGAVVDVEQLVEYAAGIPGVAVAEAKGHGCSRESMEQIKSTIIEQGLNRVVIAGCSPRTHEAKFQELIRQAGLNKYLLEMANIRDQSTWVHGAEPALATGKSKDLIRVAVGGAIASKPLSEHSLPMNKNILVVGGGVTGMTTALELAGQGFKVYLAEKSPSLGGVAKSLRKTLEGDDVQALVADLIAQTEAHESIEVITGAIIVDHTGMPGMFKTGMQVGKQMFYRQIEHGVTVMATGALPNRPKQYLLGENDNVLTQLEIQTLIEDKPETVKTWDNVVMIQCVGSRNEENPNCSRICCQNAVKNALRLVETNPDIRVFVLYRDMRTYGFQEEYYQKAREKGVIFVRYDSDAPPTVKEAGKIIEVSFTDPILGMNLTVAADCLCLSTGLIADKDSTEELAQVFKLQRTGDGYFLEDHVKLRPVDLAMPGFYVAGTAHSPRSIRESLVQARAAASRAQALLARDFINLGAASAKVDGNKCAACLICVRACPFGIPFINAEGYSEIDPAQCHGCGLCASECPAKAIQLMQFEDDRILAKIEDLFERLEAKA, encoded by the coding sequence ATGCAGAATACAAAAGAACTTCCAACCAGCAATAAGGTGCTTGTTATAGGCGGTGGCCTTGGTGGCATTCGCACCGCACTTGATCTGGCAGAAGCTGAAAAGGATGTGATCCTGGTCGATAAGTCCTATAATATCGGTGGACTGATGACCCAGCTTGACAGAACCTTTCCCACCAATAACTGTGATTTGTGCACTATCTCTCCAAATCTTTCGGAGAGCGGCAGACAGAAGCATATTGAGCTCCAGGCGATGACCACGGTGCTCGGTATTAGTGGAGAAAAGGGAAATTTCACGGCCAGCCTGCAGACCAGACCGCGCTACATAAATCTGGAAAAATGTACGGCCTGCGGTGAGTGCCTCAAGGCATTTCCCGAATGTGTGCGTTTCACGCCTGGGCTTGATCACCGTGCCCCGACCTGTATGCGCTATCCTCAAGCCATTCCGCAGGCATATTCGATCGATCTGGAAAAATGCGATGACATCAAGGCCCTGGTCAAGGTCTGTCCGGCTGGTGCCATCATCCCCGATGATATCGGCAGAAACCGGGAGGTGAAATGCGGTGCCGTTGTTCTAGCCATGGGTGCCGAGCTTTTTGACCCCAGCCATCTCGATTATCTGGCCTACTCCGCCCAACCGGATGTAGTTACCAGTCTGGAATATGAACGGATCCTTTCGGCTTCCGGGCCGACCCAGGGTATGCTGCTGAGACCGTCCAACAATGAACGGCCCAAGAAGATTGCCTGGCTCCAGTGCATCGGCTCCCGCGGCATCCAGAAGGGTGCGGGCTCCCACTGTTCCAGTGCCTGCTGTATGTTTGCCCTGAAGGAAGCAATGGTCACCAAGGAGCGTTTTCGGGATGATATCGAAACCACCATTTTTTATATGGATATGCGTACCTTCGGCAAGGATTACGAGCTGTATTATCAGCGGGCCAAAAATGATTTCGGCGTCCGTTTTATCCACAGCCGGCCCCACTCTATCCTCCAGGCCGAGGGTGAAAAGGATCTGCATCTCTCCTATACGCTCGAAGGCAATGCCAGTCAGATCACCGAATCGTTCGACATGGTGGTTCTCTCCACCGGCTTTAAGGTCGGCGAAGAGAGCAGGGAGCTTCTGGAAAAGCTTGGCCTGAAAATCAACAGCAATAATTTTCCGGTCACTGCCGGATTTAATCCGGTGGCGACCTCTAAACCCGGAATTTATGTCTGCGGCACGCTTCAGGAGCCAAAAGACATCCCCGAAACCATGGTTCAGGCCAGCGCCGCAGCATGCATGGCGGGCAAGGATATTGCGCCTTCCATAGCCGATGAAGATAAGGAACCATTGATGCCGGAAAAAGACATCAGCGGAGAAGAGCCCAAAGTCGGGGTCTTCATTTGTGACTGTGGAGAGAATATCGGTGCGGTTGTCGATGTGGAACAGCTCGTGGAATATGCGGCCGGGATTCCCGGCGTTGCCGTTGCCGAGGCTAAAGGGCATGGCTGCAGCCGTGAATCAATGGAACAGATCAAGTCCACTATCATCGAGCAGGGACTTAACCGCGTTGTCATTGCCGGTTGCTCTCCGAGAACCCATGAAGCCAAATTTCAGGAGTTGATTCGTCAGGCCGGTTTGAACAAGTATCTTCTGGAAATGGCCAATATCCGCGATCAGTCCACCTGGGTTCATGGAGCCGAACCCGCTCTTGCCACCGGCAAGTCCAAGGATCTGATTCGGGTGGCGGTTGGCGGAGCCATCGCCTCCAAGCCGCTTTCCGAGCACAGTCTGCCCATGAATAAGAATATTCTGGTGGTTGGGGGAGGCGTTACCGGTATGACAACGGCCCTGGAGCTTGCCGGACAGGGATTTAAGGTATACCTGGCTGAGAAGAGTCCATCACTGGGAGGTGTGGCCAAGTCGCTGCGCAAAACCCTGGAAGGCGATGATGTCCAGGCCCTGGTGGCTGACCTCATTGCCCAGACGGAGGCTCACGAGAGTATAGAAGTGATTACCGGAGCAATCATTGTTGATCATACCGGTATGCCGGGGATGTTCAAAACTGGAATGCAGGTTGGCAAGCAGATGTTTTATCGGCAGATTGAACATGGCGTCACCGTCATGGCCACCGGTGCCCTGCCAAACCGTCCCAAGCAATATCTTCTCGGTGAAAACGACAATGTGCTCACCCAGCTGGAGATTCAGACTCTCATTGAGGACAAGCCGGAGACTGTCAAGACCTGGGACAACGTGGTCATGATCCAGTGTGTCGGCTCTCGCAATGAAGAAAATCCCAATTGCTCGAGAATCTGCTGCCAGAATGCGGTAAAAAACGCACTGCGGCTGGTTGAGACCAATCCGGATATTCGCGTGTTCGTACTTTACCGCGATATGCGAACCTATGGCTTCCAGGAAGAATATTATCAGAAGGCTCGGGAGAAGGGCGTCATCTTTGTACGCTATGATAGCGATGCTCCTCCAACGGTCAAAGAGGCGGGCAAGATTATCGAGGTTAGCTTTACCGATCCCATTCTCGGTATGAATCTGACAGTTGCGGCTGACTGTCTCTGTCTCAGCACCGGTCTGATTGCCGATAAAGACTCCACAGAGGAACTTGCGCAGGTCTTTAAACTGCAGCGCACCGGTGATGGATATTTCCTGGAGGATCATGTCAAGCTGCGGCCGGTAGACCTGGCCATGCCCGGCTTTTATGTGGCCGGAACGGCGCATTCGCCCCGGTCCATCCGGGAGAGTCTGGTTCAGGCCCGCGCCGCCGCATCCCGGGCACAGGCGCTGTTGGCCAGGGACTTCATCAACCTGGGAGCGGCATCTGCGAAAGTTGATGGAAATAAATGTGCGGCCTGCCTGATTTGCGTCAGGGCCTGTCCCTTCGGCATTCCCTTTATTAATGCGGAGGGCTATTCCGAGATAGATCCTGCACAATGTCATGGCTGCGGGCTGTGCGCTTCCGAGTGTCCGGCCAAGGCTATTCAGCTGATGCAGTTTGAAGATGATAGAATTCTAGCAAAAATTGAAGATTTGTTTGAAAGATTGGAGGCCAAGGCATAA
- a CDS encoding hydrogenase iron-sulfur subunit produces MEKFEPVIVAFCCHYCAYTAADMAGSQRLPYPANVKIIRVPCSGKVDAMHIVKAFEKGADGVYVAGCLEGDCHFKNGNNRAAKRVEYVQKYLDEIGIESERLQMVRMSAGMGYRFAQIATEITEKIRELGPSPIKSGAAEKAGKVTC; encoded by the coding sequence ATGGAGAAATTCGAACCGGTAATTGTGGCATTCTGCTGCCACTACTGTGCATATACGGCAGCCGACATGGCAGGCAGCCAGAGGCTGCCTTATCCTGCCAACGTCAAGATCATCCGGGTCCCATGTTCCGGCAAGGTTGATGCCATGCATATTGTCAAGGCCTTTGAAAAAGGGGCTGACGGTGTCTATGTGGCGGGTTGCCTGGAGGGTGACTGCCACTTTAAGAACGGCAACAACAGGGCTGCAAAAAGGGTCGAATATGTCCAGAAGTATCTGGATGAGATCGGCATAGAAAGCGAACGGCTGCAGATGGTGCGGATGTCCGCCGGAATGGGGTATCGCTTTGCCCAGATAGCCACCGAGATTACAGAAAAAATCCGCGAGCTCGGACCGAGCCCGATTAAGTCAGGCGCCGCCGAAAAAGCCGGCAAAGTGACCTGTTGA
- a CDS encoding methylenetetrahydrofolate reductase C-terminal domain-containing protein: protein MITAERKPLEELIEYIKPYKRILLLGCNECVTVCAAGGRKEVGLLASGLQMALLKSGSSIDIRQHTLERQCDPEYVEELVPMIGGAEAIMSMACGCGVQQLAARFKDMPVFPAVNTKFMGASERQGVWAERCQGCGDCMLGRTGGICPVARCAKQLMNGPCGGSAGGICEIGDDVDCAWQLIWDRMKALGIEESFVEITPAKDWRSGGGSGPRKIIREDLAE, encoded by the coding sequence ATGATCACTGCTGAGAGAAAACCCTTAGAAGAACTGATTGAATATATCAAACCCTACAAGCGTATCCTGCTGCTCGGCTGCAACGAGTGTGTAACGGTATGCGCCGCCGGCGGGCGCAAGGAAGTGGGGCTTCTGGCCTCCGGTCTGCAGATGGCCCTGTTGAAGTCGGGAAGTTCCATCGATATCAGGCAGCACACCCTGGAGCGACAATGCGACCCTGAATATGTCGAAGAACTTGTTCCCATGATCGGTGGTGCCGAGGCTATCATGTCCATGGCCTGCGGCTGTGGTGTCCAGCAGCTTGCCGCCAGATTCAAGGATATGCCGGTTTTTCCGGCGGTAAACACCAAATTTATGGGCGCATCCGAACGTCAGGGTGTCTGGGCGGAGCGCTGTCAAGGCTGCGGCGACTGCATGCTCGGACGGACGGGCGGCATCTGCCCAGTTGCCAGGTGCGCCAAACAGCTTATGAACGGCCCCTGCGGCGGTTCAGCAGGTGGAATCTGCGAGATTGGCGATGATGTTGATTGCGCCTGGCAGCTCATCTGGGATCGTATGAAGGCACTCGGCATAGAGGAGAGCTTTGTTGAGATAACGCCTGCCAAGGATTGGAGATCCGGCGGAGGCAGTGGACCGCGAAAGATAATTAGAGAGGATTTAGCAGAATGA
- a CDS encoding methylenetetrahydrofolate reductase: MKTDSNLEKVLAAGHLAVTSECGPPRGAMPEEVVRKGKFLEGVVDAVNITDNQTAMVRMSSFAASVIAKQQGLNPLLQMVTRDRNRLAMQADIIGAYSLGIDTMLCLSGDHTKFGDHPMAANVHDIDSIQLIQMVKQMRDEGLFQGGAELKGPPPKMFIGAAANPFADPFELRVMRLAKKINAGADFIQTQCIFNVDKFEKWMEGVRAKGLHERCYILAGVTPIKSVGAARYMKNRVPGMDVPQEIVDRMASVPKEKQPDEGVDICLETMERLKNIEGVAGFHIMAIEWEEKVGEIVKRAGLYPRPQV, translated from the coding sequence ATGAAAACCGATAGCAATCTAGAAAAAGTATTAGCCGCTGGTCATCTTGCCGTTACCTCGGAATGTGGTCCCCCTCGTGGTGCTATGCCTGAAGAGGTAGTCAGGAAGGGAAAATTTCTTGAAGGCGTGGTCGACGCCGTCAATATCACCGACAATCAGACGGCAATGGTGAGGATGTCAAGTTTTGCCGCATCCGTTATCGCCAAGCAGCAGGGACTGAATCCCCTGCTGCAGATGGTAACCCGGGATCGTAATCGGCTTGCCATGCAGGCCGATATCATCGGCGCCTACTCCCTGGGTATCGATACCATGCTCTGTCTTTCCGGGGATCACACCAAATTCGGTGATCACCCCATGGCTGCCAATGTTCATGATATTGATTCCATTCAGCTCATCCAGATGGTAAAACAGATGCGTGATGAAGGTCTGTTCCAGGGCGGAGCCGAGCTTAAGGGCCCGCCGCCGAAGATGTTCATCGGTGCCGCCGCCAACCCCTTTGCCGATCCATTCGAGTTGCGGGTAATGCGTCTGGCAAAAAAAATCAACGCAGGTGCTGACTTTATTCAAACTCAGTGTATATTCAATGTTGATAAGTTCGAAAAGTGGATGGAAGGCGTTCGGGCGAAGGGCCTGCATGAAAGATGCTATATTCTGGCCGGCGTCACCCCGATAAAATCTGTTGGTGCGGCACGCTACATGAAAAACAGGGTGCCGGGCATGGATGTTCCGCAGGAGATCGTTGATCGTATGGCTTCTGTTCCCAAGGAGAAGCAGCCGGATGAGGGCGTGGATATATGTCTGGAAACCATGGAACGCCTAAAAAACATTGAAGGCGTTGCCGGATTTCATATAATGGCAATAGAGTGGGAAGAGAAGGTAGGGGAAATTGTCAAAAGGGCAGGTCTCTACCCAAGACCTCAGGTGTAG
- a CDS encoding response regulator — translation MSDKKLILVVDDDTDLVEMISMKLESEDFRVAKAYDGVEALDKIKEEKPVLIILDVMMPRKDGYALCDELKNSEEYKDIIVVLLTAVSDAISSTNYTHMGGKTTLADDFVPKPIDLDKLMEIVKDNL, via the coding sequence ATGAGCGATAAAAAACTCATTCTGGTAGTGGATGATGATACTGATCTGGTGGAAATGATTTCCATGAAACTGGAAAGCGAAGATTTCCGTGTGGCCAAAGCATACGATGGTGTCGAGGCTCTTGATAAAATAAAAGAAGAAAAACCAGTTCTTATCATTCTTGATGTGATGATGCCCAGGAAAGATGGCTATGCCCTCTGCGATGAATTGAAAAATTCCGAGGAGTACAAGGACATCATCGTTGTTCTTCTCACCGCGGTTTCGGATGCTATTAGTTCCACAAACTACACGCACATGGGTGGCAAGACCACCCTGGCCGATGATTTCGTGCCAAAGCCGATAGACCTCGACAAGCTCATGGAGATAGTCAAAGATAATCTGTAG
- a CDS encoding PAS domain-containing sensor histidine kinase → MTQKETELDWRLRVFDSLSYPTRILKPDGTIIAVNQRFIEIIDGSTEEIIGKKCNDINRIHAPDQQFPSGEDCPLYKAVKYKTGQSVVFNIVDRNGKQKWEDRVFSPILGDNGEVRYVIESVRDITRVKILEKMYNGMRQLIDNVVQSSVSAIMAADRQGNIILMNAAAEKLFGYTAQEANEVNIEDFYPRGVAREIMRKLRDPDIGEKGKLPVTNVHILTRNGQEIPVEMTAAIIYEDGKESATAAIFNDLRERLAVEKQLKEAQSQVIQTEKMASLGRLAAGVAHEINNPLTSILLYSNIMQEKMTGENSVRKNLDYIIEDAERCRDIVKNLLAYSRQTNPKKEVFLINALVNESLGLIRDQKLFLHVKVIKDLADYPIYIDADRNQLCQVVINLIMNAIDAMAGNGLLTIRTYGVPRTGKAYLEVCDTGCGIPEENLSKVFDPFFTTKAPGKGTGLGLSMAYGILEENKGRISVKETGPAGTTIMMQLPALADCEGLLFDSIG, encoded by the coding sequence ATGACCCAAAAGGAAACTGAACTGGACTGGCGGCTGCGGGTTTTTGACTCGCTGTCCTATCCCACCAGAATTCTCAAACCCGATGGCACCATCATAGCCGTCAATCAAAGGTTCATTGAGATTATCGATGGCAGCACTGAAGAAATCATCGGAAAAAAGTGCAACGACATCAATCGGATCCATGCACCCGATCAGCAGTTCCCCAGTGGTGAAGACTGCCCACTGTATAAGGCGGTTAAATATAAAACAGGACAATCGGTTGTATTTAATATTGTTGACCGCAACGGCAAACAGAAATGGGAGGATCGCGTATTTTCACCGATTTTGGGTGATAATGGAGAGGTCAGGTATGTCATAGAGAGCGTTCGCGATATAACCCGCGTGAAGATTCTGGAAAAGATGTACAACGGCATGCGCCAGCTTATCGACAATGTCGTGCAGAGCTCGGTTTCAGCGATAATGGCCGCCGATCGTCAGGGCAATATCATTTTAATGAATGCGGCGGCGGAGAAGCTCTTCGGTTATACCGCACAGGAGGCCAATGAGGTCAACATTGAAGACTTCTATCCCAGGGGAGTGGCGCGGGAGATCATGCGGAAGCTCCGTGATCCCGATATCGGCGAAAAGGGAAAGCTGCCGGTCACCAATGTCCATATTCTTACCCGCAATGGTCAAGAGATTCCTGTGGAAATGACCGCTGCGATCATTTATGAGGACGGCAAGGAATCGGCGACGGCGGCAATTTTCAATGATTTGCGGGAAAGACTGGCGGTTGAGAAGCAGTTAAAGGAAGCGCAGAGTCAGGTTATCCAGACTGAGAAAATGGCCTCGCTTGGTCGCCTGGCTGCGGGTGTTGCCCATGAAATCAACAACCCACTCACCTCCATTCTGCTCTACAGCAACATTATGCAGGAAAAAATGACAGGTGAAAATTCAGTACGGAAAAACCTGGATTATATTATAGAGGATGCAGAGCGCTGCCGGGATATTGTTAAGAACCTGCTGGCCTATAGCCGGCAGACAAACCCCAAAAAGGAAGTATTTCTCATCAATGCCCTGGTTAATGAAAGTCTAGGCTTGATCCGCGATCAGAAACTCTTTCTGCATGTCAAGGTGATCAAGGATCTCGCTGATTACCCGATCTATATAGATGCCGACAGGAATCAGTTGTGCCAGGTGGTTATTAACCTGATCATGAACGCAATAGATGCAATGGCAGGGAATGGTCTGCTCACTATCAGGACATACGGGGTGCCGCGAACTGGCAAGGCCTACCTTGAGGTCTGTGATACCGGCTGCGGTATCCCGGAAGAAAACCTCTCCAAAGTTTTTGATCCTTTTTTTACAACAAAAGCTCCGGGCAAGGGCACCGGTTTGGGACTGAGCATGGCCTATGGAATACTTGAGGAGAACAAGGGGCGTATTTCTGTGAAGGAGACGGGTCCAGCGGGAACCACAATTATGATGCAGTTGCCGGCGCTTGCCGACTGTGAAGGCCTGCTTTTTGATTCGATAGGTTAG
- a CDS encoding ATP-binding response regulator, protein MEGEMEKPRILVVDDEERIRDACKMVLEDEGYVVETADNGTLGMQMIEAEHYDVVLLDLMMPVISGLDVLPRLTEQHPDTAVIVITGYATVEHSIEAMKKGAFDFIPKPFSPDQLRAVVAKSIKYTRALQDISDSRSRLRAMVNRLLDGVMTTDADKKIVLANPAFLDLIGFTGNQVQGKTVEEVIDNEEILQIIGEALAMPVDAIAGSYKEISLISGEKDTTRVVGANCAPFRSRTGQIQGMTIVLHDITAVKEMDRMKSDFVSMVSHEIRSPMNSLLAQIKVILDGLAGDVTEKQRQILERASGKVNNLVNLVSELLDLAKIEAGIVGGQQEEIQLRELLQDQIDFHRPAAEQKDIRLQLEIEEEIPAIEADKQSMEEVMTNLITNAIKYSPAKSEVIVTAGKEGEFASIKVRDTGYGIPEEDLAEIFTRFYRVKDKNTREIHGTGLGLAIVKSIVDAHQGSIGVESKLNQGTTFTVLLPPKGNA, encoded by the coding sequence ATGGAAGGAGAGATGGAAAAACCACGAATTCTTGTTGTCGATGACGAGGAGAGGATTCGCGATGCATGTAAAATGGTTCTCGAAGATGAGGGTTACGTGGTGGAAACGGCCGACAATGGGACTCTCGGCATGCAGATGATAGAGGCTGAGCATTATGATGTGGTTCTCCTCGATCTTATGATGCCGGTCATATCTGGCCTTGATGTGCTGCCCAGGCTGACGGAGCAGCATCCCGACACTGCGGTCATTGTAATTACAGGTTATGCAACGGTCGAACATTCAATAGAGGCAATGAAAAAAGGAGCTTTCGATTTTATTCCCAAGCCTTTTTCTCCTGACCAACTGCGGGCTGTTGTGGCCAAATCGATCAAATATACCCGGGCTCTTCAGGACATCAGTGATTCCAGGTCGCGCCTCCGGGCTATGGTGAATCGCCTGCTCGACGGAGTAATGACCACTGATGCCGACAAGAAAATTGTTCTCGCCAATCCCGCTTTTCTCGATTTGATCGGGTTCACCGGAAATCAGGTGCAGGGAAAAACGGTCGAGGAGGTCATTGACAATGAGGAGATTCTCCAGATTATCGGCGAGGCATTGGCCATGCCGGTGGATGCCATTGCCGGATCATATAAAGAGATTTCGCTGATCTCCGGGGAAAAAGATACCACCAGAGTGGTGGGTGCCAATTGCGCGCCGTTTCGCAGCAGGACCGGGCAAATTCAGGGGATGACAATCGTTTTACATGATATTACCGCAGTAAAGGAGATGGACAGAATGAAGTCGGATTTCGTTTCCATGGTCTCTCATGAGATCAGAAGTCCGATGAATTCCCTTCTTGCCCAGATAAAGGTAATTCTTGATGGACTAGCCGGTGATGTAACCGAGAAGCAGCGACAGATATTGGAAAGGGCCTCGGGTAAGGTCAATAATCTGGTGAACCTGGTCTCCGAACTGCTTGATCTTGCCAAAATCGAAGCGGGAATAGTGGGTGGGCAACAGGAAGAAATTCAACTCAGAGAATTGCTTCAGGATCAAATAGATTTCCACAGACCGGCGGCGGAACAGAAGGATATCCGGCTTCAGCTTGAAATTGAAGAGGAAATTCCGGCGATTGAGGCAGACAAGCAGAGCATGGAGGAGGTTATGACCAACCTGATAACCAACGCCATTAAATATTCGCCGGCAAAGAGTGAAGTTATCGTTACAGCGGGAAAGGAGGGCGAATTTGCTTCAATAAAGGTACGTGATACCGGTTACGGAATCCCCGAGGAGGATCTGGCGGAAATATTTACACGGTTTTATAGGGTGAAAGATAAAAATACCAGAGAGATTCATGGGACCGGGTTGGGACTTGCCATTGTAAAATCTATCGTGGATGCTCATCAGGGCTCCATTGGTGTCGAGAGTAAACTCAATCAGGGCACGACATTTACCGTCCTTCTGCCGCCAAAGGGAAATGCATAA
- a CDS encoding helix-turn-helix domain-containing protein codes for MQKIIPVIPELPDLVSVPQAAKYLGVGRKVVYQLLEYGELRAIRQQGKIWIDPCSLKEFHDQGRMV; via the coding sequence ATGCAGAAAATAATACCTGTTATTCCGGAATTACCGGATTTAGTCAGTGTACCTCAGGCTGCAAAATATCTGGGGGTGGGACGCAAGGTGGTATATCAGCTGTTGGAGTATGGCGAACTAAGAGCCATCCGGCAGCAGGGAAAGATCTGGATTGATCCCTGCAGTCTCAAGGAATTTCATGATCAGGGAAGAATGGTCTGA
- a CDS encoding Fur family transcriptional regulator, with protein MCSRCDYTRIIESAGLEPTSKRRRLLEVIGNNGHPLSAVAIFNAIQEFHRINRVTVYRILDLFVENNILERISTGSRAAHYGMGPNENHAPHPHFYCTRCGRLDCLQPESMAVDLEKLKKSFSGEIDRVEVRVDGICKNCLRQEISLKELT; from the coding sequence ATGTGCAGCCGCTGCGATTATACCCGGATAATCGAATCCGCCGGACTTGAACCGACTTCCAAACGGCGTCGGCTCCTTGAGGTTATCGGCAACAACGGCCATCCTCTCAGTGCCGTCGCAATTTTCAACGCCATACAGGAATTTCACCGAATAAACCGGGTGACTGTTTATAGAATTCTGGATCTTTTTGTGGAAAATAATATCCTGGAAAGGATAAGTACAGGAAGCCGGGCGGCCCATTACGGTATGGGGCCAAACGAAAACCACGCTCCGCACCCTCATTTTTACTGCACGCGCTGTGGTCGGCTCGATTGCCTCCAGCCGGAGAGCATGGCAGTTGACCTGGAAAAGCTAAAGAAAAGTTTCTCCGGTGAAATTGACCGGGTCGAAGTCCGGGTCGACGGGATCTGCAAGAATTGTCTACGCCAGGAAATATCCCTCAAGGAATTAACATAA
- a CDS encoding metal ABC transporter permease produces MIEALHFEFMRNALMAGVLASVICGVIGTLIVVNRLVFLSGGVAHSAYGGIGLSFYLGIPYMLGAVGFSFLAAMFMAAVTIKSKQRSDTIIGVIWAVGMATGILLLDMTPGYNVDLMSYLFGSILSVPFSDLLTMSIIGGLILLLIAYYFQDLLVMSYDEEFAMVRGVPVRGLYFLLIGIVAITVVMVVQVVGLILVIALLTIPPYIAEKYTRSLFQMMMLSCCLALIFTIGGLWASYAFDLTSGAVIIFLAGIAFFLSLLTDRVILLGRKRSMIRSHEEEVKRVNK; encoded by the coding sequence ATGATTGAGGCACTTCATTTCGAGTTTATGCGCAATGCCCTTATGGCAGGTGTGCTGGCAAGTGTCATCTGCGGGGTTATCGGCACTCTTATCGTCGTCAATAGACTGGTCTTTCTCTCCGGCGGAGTGGCCCACAGCGCCTATGGCGGCATAGGACTGTCGTTTTACCTCGGCATCCCCTATATGCTCGGGGCCGTTGGCTTTTCTTTCCTTGCCGCCATGTTCATGGCCGCTGTGACTATCAAGTCGAAACAGCGTTCCGATACCATTATCGGCGTTATCTGGGCCGTAGGTATGGCTACAGGCATCCTTCTCCTGGATATGACACCCGGATATAATGTCGATTTAATGAGTTATCTTTTCGGCAGCATTCTCAGTGTGCCTTTCTCGGATCTGCTCACCATGTCTATCATCGGCGGCCTCATTCTCCTGTTGATTGCCTATTATTTCCAGGATCTCCTGGTAATGTCCTATGATGAAGAATTTGCCATGGTTCGCGGAGTACCGGTCAGGGGCCTGTACTTTCTGCTCATCGGCATTGTCGCGATTACTGTGGTGATGGTGGTCCAGGTAGTCGGCCTCATTCTGGTAATCGCCCTGCTGACGATTCCACCCTATATTGCCGAAAAATATACCAGATCGCTTTTCCAGATGATGATGCTCTCCTGCTGCCTGGCCTTGATCTTCACTATCGGCGGTCTATGGGCCTCCTATGCCTTCGATTTGACGTCGGGTGCTGTTATTATCTTTCTGGCAGGCATTGCCTTCTTTCTCTCTCTCCTCACCGACAGGGTCATCCTTTTGGGAAGGAAGAGAAGTATGATACGAAGCCATGAAGAGGAAGTCAAAAGAGTGAACAAATAG